The following are encoded together in the Drosophila biarmipes strain raj3 chromosome 3L, RU_DBia_V1.1, whole genome shotgun sequence genome:
- the LOC108034629 gene encoding proton-coupled amino acid transporter-like protein CG1139 — MNDDIKTVTVYPTTLELTTPTKPANGSNDDYDPHQHRNVKNPTTNWQTFAHFLKASVGTGVLAMPSAFAHAGYVNGTILTLIIGSLALYCLHILIKCMYILCKRQRVPYVSFSQAMNLGLKQGPPWLRCLAPISVPFVDGFLAFYHFGICCVYVVFIAESIKQLVDEYLVVWDVRIHMCIIIVPLLLIYSIKNLKLLAPFSSAANILLLVGFGIILYYIFDELPPLSEREPFVPVAKLPTFFGTVLFALEAVGVILAIEENMDTPRAFVRPCGILNGGMSIVLGLYVLLGFFGYWKYGDEALGSITLNIPQSEIPAQVVKVFFAITTWISYALQGYVTAHIVWDKYLVKHFKESRQTLYELVFRAIIVLLTFACAVAIPDLSVFLSLVGSFCLSILGLIFPALLQICVQYTEGYGPFRIKLIINLLLLCFGVFGGVVGTYVSIVDIVEVYK; from the exons ATGAA TGACGATATAAAAACTGTGACTGTTTACCCAACAACATTGGAATTAACGACCCCAACAAAACCAGCGAATGGCAGCAACGATGATTATGATCCTCATCAGCACCGCAATGTAAAGAATCCCACGAC AAACTGGCAGACGTTTGCCCACTTCCTGAAGGCCTCTGTCGGCACCGGGGTTCTGGCCATGCCCAGTGCCTTTGCCCATGCGGGATATGTAAATGGCACCATTCTCACACTGATCATCGGGTCGTTGGCCCTGTACTGCCTGCATATTTTG ATCAAATGCATGTACATCTTGTGCAAACGACAACGAGTTCCGTATGTCAGCTTTTCGCAGGCCATGAATCTGGGCCTCAAACAAGGTCCACCCTGGCTGCGTTGCCTGGCCCCCATTTCCGT ACCCTTTGTGGATGGCTTCCTGGCCTTCTATCACTTTGGCATCTGCTGTGTCTATGTGGTTTTCATTGCTGAGAGCATAAAGCAGTTGGTGGATGAATACCTTGTGGTGTGGGACGTCCGAATACATATGTGCATAATTATAGTGCCGCTCCTGCTGATCTACAgcataaagaatttaaaattgctaGCGCCTTTTTCCAGTGCAGCAAATATTCTGCTGCTAGTGG GCTTTGGCATTATTTTGTACTACATATTTGACGAGTTACCTCCTTTAAGTGAACGAGAGCCTTTTGTGCCCGTTGCAAAGTTGCCTACATTCTTTGGCACAGTACTTTTTGCACTGGAAGCTGTGGGTGTG attttagcAATTGAAGAAAATATGGACACACCAAGGGCCTTCGTGCGCCCCTGTGGAATTCTGAATGGTGGTATGTCCATAGTTCTGGGCTTATACGTACTCCTTGGATTCTTTGGCTACTGGAAATATGGTGATGAGGCTTTAGGCAGTATTACACTTAATATTCCACAGTCTGAAAT ACCCGCTCAGGTGGTAAAGGTATTCTTTGCCATCACTACCTGGATATCATATGCCCTGCAGGGCTATGTAACTGCCCATATTGTGTGGGATAAATACTTAGTCAAGCACTTCAAGGAATCCAGACAAACACTATATGAGCTGGTCTTTAGGGCTATTATTGTGCTGCTCACTT TTGCCTGTGCTGTGGCTATTCCGGATCTATCGGTCTTTCTGTCCCTGGTTGGATCCTTTTGCTTGTCGATCCTGGGCCTAATCTTTCCCGCATTGCTGCAGATCTGTGTCCAGTACACCGAGGGCTACGGACCATTCCGCATAAAATTGATCATCAATCTGCTGCTTTTGTGCTTTGGAGTTTTCGGCGGGGTTGTGGGCACCTATGTGAGCATTGTGGACATTGTTGAGGTCTACAAATAA